The window aagcagttaagacgccgcattacaataaatgaagcaaacaattaccaaggaatgatgaagtggcaatcaacggatacaaagattcaaatatatctcaagttaccgttggaagggaagcttataaatatgacagaagaacaacTGAATAAGCAGTAGATTACTCCATTCAAAGCTTTCTGTTATTctgccaaaatcttagctcactcatacttgatttattcgtagcagttaaggctacaatttgagctcactagcactttgtaataattGTTcaattcgatagtgctaagatcagttacgcactgagaacattttgtaatactaagagtttcggtttttggcagtgataagtctaaactgaagtgggtcagtacaaaccttgtattcgatcaaagtcttttagtggaaatcctatccttgagatagaaggggtgacgtaggagtaattgaaatctccgaacatccagaaagaATCCTTGTGCAtttcatttcagttttgtattctatctttcagtcagttactttccgcaactactttagtttaactgattgtcattgatcaacaagattccgagaatcagtttgtcaccaaactgaactcaaaattcgaaaagatcagttttaattttgagtgtttattcaacccctcccccctttctaaacactcttggtacgttaatcgatcctatcacacTTGTTGTGCACAAAAGTATAATACAAGGGacgcttatttgattaaataaacatcttgtTCATCCAGTTAGCCTTCACATACTGAACTGCTATATTAAGATTTGTTACATAAATTACTTGATTGATACTAAAACTTCATTAATCGCGtaaatgattatatttttgAAGGGGTGTTTTTAATTTAGTTTCTGAGGGGGAGTTTTGTTTAGAAATTATCCATCGAACTGAAAAATTgttttcaaattatttcattCAGTTGTTGAGGGGGGGCTTTTCTTTCTGTTATGACTCGAACTAAAAAACTCTTTTTAGAAGTTCTTTTTTATCTCTTTGATTCTCACAAAAGGagagaaattatttttttttattcgcTTTAACtgttcaagttttgtgatcataaaaaaaggggagattgttAGAACATTTCATATTCGtaatattgattttgatggtaacaaaacttgttattttgtttctatgggtttgatatgaattttaatCAAAATGCATCTAAATTGTATTCTGTATTTGAGTTGGGATGCAAACATATTGTATTTTGGGAATATGAGCTGTGCGCAATAGGATTCTGGAATTTTGGTTCGATAAAAGTTGTAGATCTATAAGTTATCTTCAAAATGAAatcataattatttaattctatTACGAATCGAGATAATCACACATATTTTTTCTGGAACTGCTCTGTTACATAATTATGTCCATGATTTAGGTTGATGCAATGTCCATAAAAAAATgatttctgaaaaaaaaaaacccaccaAAATAGGGTTCCCTAGTGCCACATCTCAATTTTCGTATTATAGTTTTTcacaaattaaaatttagtgcTGGAGCTCGAAAATTACTCAAGTCAAATTAAAAGAAAGACTTGCGGGATGGCAATAGCTTCGAGTACAGTCATTTACATCTCTAGCACTCTGCTCTAACCCCGATTGGCCATACTATTGTGAATTAACTAAACCGTCTACTAACACTGGACACACATAAGATGTTAGTTAAATTGTTATCTACTGTAGTGACTTGGCATTCGAATGGGTATAACTAGGGGTGagcaagatttcggttaaaccgaattaaccCACTGAACCGAGccaattcggaaattcggttttcaaattaaaaaaatccgGCTATATcgattaattcggttcggttacggttttcaaaatttttaaatcggttaaccgaattaaccgatataataaatattattatttaataaaaaattttatttatcaatttttataaatattttaatttttaattttaaaatcgatataatatgtattaattatgttcaaataaaacttatacatttgtgatatatgtgattttatgtttttatgcatttgtgtaaactatagtgttaaaaaaattacatatatagtTAAAGTtaaattacaaattttttttaaaaaaaactttaattcggttcggttttcatcggttatgaaaattaattcggtcggttcggttatggataaatatttcggttcggttcagttcggttcggttcgattattgctaattcggttcggtcggtaaccgaattaaccaaATGCTCACCCCTAGGTATAACGAGTATCGGTGATGGATATATAATTTTGTAATtggtttgataaaaaaaaataaaattattatgttttagcataactaattttaatttttaaaggttttaatgcAAGTAAATCATGTGGAAAAATATTATGTATTCGACAAGTAATTTACTACTTTAGCcggataatatttatttatagcaATTGCAATTTGTTGATATTCAGCAGGTGTTTACAAAATATGATACTTTTATATTTATAGATTATGAAGAGATGCGAAAAACCATGAAGtaagtatttcaaaataaaaataaaaacttgcAACTTTTAAGGTATAATATTtggtaaataaattattttagtaaataGCTTTTTAAAAGAATATAACGAATACCCTTATTGAAGTGTTTGCAAATGATATAATTTGATCGTGAATTGTGAatgaatattaaatataatttttttcatttatttatcaaaatattcTATTCACTTTTGAGTAAACAAAATCATCAAAAGACCAACTTTTTGATTTGTGATACTCCCGAAAGAGTTCGGGTCATGGATGACTCGGGATGGTAAATGAATGACCCAGAGCAGGGTAAGCTTATAGAAGGGGCTCATGAGTAGCTGGGTAGGAGAGTGCCCGGAACATCATTTGCCGGGCAATCAGGGGTCCGATCTCTCGGGTAAATTCCCAGATGATGACTATCTACCCGAGATGCCTGGGTAATAGCACTGCACTCAAGTGCAAAAGCAGGTAATATATTATCTCGATAAACGTATCTGACAAAATCTTGCTGATTTGGCGTGATGAAAAAGTTAAGACGACATGAAAGCAAGTAGGTGGCGACTACAAGTGATAACTAGGCACTGAAAACAAGGAAAAATCCTCATCTTCCTTCCTATAAATAACAAGTTTGCTTTGCATTTATTTCATTCAGATATATTGACATATATACACCAGTAGCATTTTTTTCTCTACAATGGTTCTCTTCATATTTCACATGCTGACTTAAACAACGGATTGGCCACACCAGACACCACTTTGGCGCTCATTCACAAGTTCATCTTCTTGTTTGCAAGACACGATTGCAGCCATACTACAATAATATATTCTTATCTCAAGATATACCTCCTTGCTTATTTTTCCCTTCAAACAAAATTCTTATCAGATTCGATGGATTGCCCCAACTTAACTCACCCGATTCACCCGGATCACATCATTGACGTCGTCTATGGGAAATTGAGCTCATGACATAGATATGGCTTCCACTAGAAGAACGAACCAAGAAAATTCTCGGGTCCCTGGAGATAATCCACTTCTTTCCGGTCAAGGTGGTCCTCCACCCACGGGACCTCCACCTACTATCACTTTGTCACACAAGGATTTGGCTTGTATCATATCTGACGCCGTCGAATAGGATATTGCAAGAAAGACCCCTTCTCATCATTCTACTCAACCAGAACAGGAGCAGGAGCAGTAGCGAGATCAAGAGGGGAGAGAAGATGAGGTAAGAGCGAAGGAGAGAGAGTCTAGTGCTAGTTCTAAATCTCTTACTATAGCTGAAGAGTTGGAGGAGTtgagaaggaagatgaagattttGGAGGGGCATGTTGAAGGTAGGAATAATACCCGGGTAATCATTAGAGGGTTTCCTTTCTCTGATGTCATCATCCGGGAACCtttgtgataaacataaaaaattgtacattaattaaatgttttataatataaatttatagtttttgttttattaaatgtttaaatattatataataaattgtataaaatataattgttgtgtaattataagtttttactattttataagtttgataaaacaagaataaccttggctttgcaaatgagattaagataATTCTTGGACCTGTAAAAAGTTGgttttaatatctacaatattggtggcatgagataaaaatattctcaaaattgggatcaaattaagcaaaaaataaaattaccaaaggagtgacagttttatcatgctctagcattttgaccatatctctcaaaaaaaacaaataccacaattcaaataactcaattatctacatgttttgttttatgtggAAAAGGAAACTCGGATGTgaagattttcaaaaatgaTGTGCATGATGACATAATTTCTTGAAACActaatgaagacttatgtgtacaaaataatattttatttatggttGTCtacccaaatttggctataaagaggggtgcattgtaatttATTAAGATATCCTTCATTTTATGAACAAACtcttgagttcataatatttttctctttgtttttcctttatttcttcattaaaatatatttagcatcttaatttcatattcaaagttttacactttgaataatgagtagctaactttCCAAAATTGAGATGAAAAAGGTGACACCCTTGGTATGATAATAAAGTTATTAAAAGTTaataatctatgttttatattatttaatcattatttatttttaagcaTTATTATActctacttataagtgggagttttgatttattgttgctatatgttacactaaattcttgaaaccatttaaatgttagtttgatattaccaaccatttaaagtggatactttgatttattatatatgaatatatcataatattaatttcttggtaccatttacatgtttatttggtTTTgcgaattatttaaaatgagaaCTTTGATTTAGTATTTACAAAAATATAtgtagcacaataaatacttgataaaatttataagttttggtatatattatatacttataagataataatatataacatgatataaatatgattatctaatatattggaaccattttattaagtggatttcgataatgttcattaatgttaactttattaaaataccaaataGCGGATCctctaatctcaactacttgaattaaaatttgaacaattaaaaattactaattaaagatttaaacaattaaaaaaaaacaaaacaaaaaaagaacATTGTAGtagacttgtaattaccttagttTCTCTTCGGATACAATATtcagactcaccgaattatactacttgtggacaataTGCTTCTTGGGACAATCTGcttcttgggagtgcaacaatcaaagtcacATCAAGTTTTTGGTGTCGTTGTCGGGAAAGTAGAATTTAACtttaagtctatttaattttgtttatagttatttttctttatttgaatttttattactTTTGTATGaacatttggtcacgtacatgGATGTCTaaattttcctttttaattCTTTCAGAATATTCAAAAGTTAATATAAAAAAGTTAAATTGCTCATTTAaacatgacaaaaacttgtgtgagacggtctcacgggtcgtatttgtgagacggatctcttatttgggttatccacgaaaaagtattactttttatgctaaaagtattatttttaattgtgaatatgggtagggttgacccgtctcaccgaTTAAGagccgtgagacggtctcacatgagactcactctttaaaTATTCCCCAACTTTTATTCTAAAAAAACAGGATAATAAAAATTTCCCACTTCATCACTTTCCCTGACATCGCAACTTCACGTTTTCTCCCTTTTTAAATTCTCTTATTGGCgagcaaatattttttaatctactctttttttcttgtttttttaaaaGTGGCCCTTGCTTAGCTGGTACAGTTCATGGTTAATGTAAATATGTGTGGTCGTGGGTTCGATTCTATTGGGTCGGCCATCTAATTAAAtttcgtttttttaaaaattattttgaacaAGTTTATCTCATTGCATCAATTTTGCGGAGTGCTCTCCCATGGCCGCGCCCTCGATCCCAGCAGCAATTACCATTTCTTCCTCCACTTCGCTTTCAAATTCAACAATCCCATCATTTATTCTCAACCCACATCGCAATTTCCAACTGAACCGGGCAAAGTTTTCCACCCTATCCGTACACGTGAGCTCTTCTGGAGGCTACCCCGTGGAAGAATCCTTCGCAAATGGTGGCGTGGGTAGTAAGGGAATCGGAGATAACGAGAACCGGAAATGGGATGCTGCCCAACATGAAATCCTGCTTAAGGGTGGCGAACAGGTCATCtctgttcttgaagaaatggCAAAGCTCGTAAGTACTTATCGGTTCAGTTTTGATAGTTCATTTTACTGGGATTATACTATTATTTTGAGTGGTGTTCATTTTCTCAAGTTTTTTGTATGTGTATAATATGTTGCGGAGTTGTTCAGTCGATGCATGtattgtgtgtgcaaattttGTTAAATAAGGTGCTAATGATCTGAAACTGATGTTTATCTAGCTACTACGCTAATCTGAAATGTATCAGAAATTCCAATAGTGATCTCTTCCCTATCCTCATGCACATGATGTCAAGAAGAATTAGACTTGGAAACTAATTTCAATCTAAGATAATGCTACGGCCTGCAGAAGTGCAAAACATCATGTCATTTTGTTCTTGGCGAAATTCACCATTGAAAATCTGAACTAGCTTTCCCCATTATCTTCCCTGGTCCATTCCTGTAGTTAAGAGATCAGGTGTAACAAATTTATTTCTGGTGCATACATGTAAGAGTAGTTGGAGGATATGAACATGGATGAAGCATCTGAGGAGCTGGCAGTACAATTAGTTGCACAAGGAGTGATTGGGAAGAGAGTTGATGAGATGGAGACAGGATTTATGATGGGACTTGATTACATGATACAGCTAGCGGAAAGAGACCGGGATGATAAGGTAATGGTAGGAAATGCATATAAGCCgcaatttatttttatgattcgAAAGTAATGCAACATTTTATTTTGTATGACTGTAAATTGTTTCATTGTATCTGTAACCTCAAGTTAAAGAGATATGCATAAGGGTAAATTTGGAAACATAATAGGTTTATGTCGGGTGTAAGAAAAACCATCTTGGCATATCAAAAAGTGTACTGTAGTCTGTATCCCTTCTCATATTGTCAGGACTTCAATTATGACTTAATTTCAAATTATGGCCACAAGTTTCATTTCACTAAGCTATATGAGATTGGtatgttcaattttttttatataagtaAAATCAACCTGATACtaataatacaagtctgaatACTGTTTTATAGCTCACTAAGCCTGGGCAGATTCATGTGAttctcaattatttattttgcaGAGGAAGTCTCTGTTGGAGGTTATTAAGGAGACTGTATTATCTCATCTCACGAAAAAATGTCCCCCACATGTGAGAACACTCATGAACTCAACTACCATTATACCTGTCCAAATTCTCTTCTTAATTCTGCTGTGTTCTATTTCATTTTAGGTTCAAGTAATTGGCCTGCTTTGCAGAACTCCAGAAAAAGAGAGCAGGCATGAATTACTGAGGCGAGTTGCTGCAGGTGGTGGTGTTTTTAAAAGTGAAAATGGTACAAAAGTTCATCTGCCCGGGGCTAATTTGAATGACATATCTAACCAGGCTGATGACCTTTTGGAGGTGGGCTTTTGGAACGATGAATGCTTTGTTTTTTGGCAGTATCTACCAACTATTGGTGTATATGGTACCTTTTTGATTGTCACAAGTTTCAATAGAATAAAACAAAATTGCTCCCAAGATGAGTATAAAATTCAGACCACCTCATTTGTGCACCGTTGTTAATTTTATCTGTGAAATGCCTGTAATATGGCGTCGTTATTCTTCAGAACATTGACAAATTTTCTATCAAAGGTGACCTTGTTTTATAAGACTTCATTAACAGGCACAAAAGTTTCTTGTAAAGTAAATCAATATCTTGGAGCATTTGTGTGTTTCTAGTTGAAAGATGATATTGCTCTATGACATCGAGGCCTTCTCCCATACAGGTCTTTTTTTTATCTGATGTAATTTGATTTTGGAAGCTCTGTAAGTTGACGAGGAAAACTTCAGTAAAGAATATGATAGTTAATTTTTCAAGCCATATAAAGAGAGGGGGATGAGGGCTGGATATTCTATGGCAAGCACCATCTTCTATGTTTGAGAATTTAACATGTTTTGGTATTTTGATATATGTGTATCAAATGATGCCGTACTCTATATTATTTTATGTACATTGGATGAAATGGCAAGTGCCTTTTTGCCTGTCTTGAGTCTTGGCCCAAGTTTCTCATGCTATGCAACTATCATCCATCCCTTGATAAATATACATTtgtattgataaaaaaaatattcttcgaAAAGTAAGGGGAAAAGGTACGTGAACCGTTTGTATATTTTAATGAGCGCAACTTTTACTTGCCTTAGCTGATATTTTGTATTCTCCATCAGCGTGAATATTTTTATCTACTGTGTCCTTTCCAGTGTACAAGAAAGAAACTCTATGTTGGAATCGTTTATCATCTTGATTACATCTCTAACTTACAAGTATACCAAGTTAAGCTTATCATATTCCATATTAGTAATTTTGTTCTAGATATCTCTTGATTCTTGAAATAATTATCATTCAGTAACAATAAACTTGTTTTTGAACTCCCTGTGATGTAGAACAACTCTGGCGTGACTGTACCAAAGTTGTTTGTAGGCGGTCCTGGGGTGTGCAGTGATGGATTAATCTTTAGCATGTAACAAAGAAATAAAGTGCTGAAAATGTGGGGATGTGTTGATTTCTTTTATATTCTGGCACCTTAGATTTTACTATTGAAGATATTTTTCTTGAACTGAGTTTTGTACTGATGTTAGTATGTCCCTTGATGGATCATGGATGGACCAATGCTTATTAAATCTTCTGCAGACGATGGAATCACGTCCTGTTGTTCCTGACCGGAAGCTACTTGCAAGACTTGTTTTGATCAGAGAAGAAGCCAGGAATATGATTGGAGGTGGAATACTGGATGAGAGAAATGATCGTGGTCTTAGCACACTCCCTGAATCAGAGGTCTGTATTCTTTGGGTCATCATGATCTTGCCATTTGATAGAGATTTGTTTCATTTACTGGTGGGTTATATTGATTGTAGTGCATTTAACAGGTAAACTTTTTAACTAAACTTGTCGCTCTCAGACCAGGGAAAACTGTACGTGGTATGATAAAACGTGCAATGCAAGGAGAAGACGAAGGTGCAGAAACTTCTGAAAGTGAAGATGGAGTAGTGGGTGAGAAGATTTTAAGTGGAGTAGCAGGAAGGGTGAGACAGTCTCTAATCAAACAAACCaaccaaattttttttgttaaaacaaTCTTATTATAATTTACATACCTAGGTAGCGCATGTTTTGACATCAAATCTTGATCTCCAGGGTAGTGTCAGTGGTCGTAAACCATTACCTGTGCGACCTGGCATGTTTCTTGAAACTGTAACCAAGGTAACATTGTGTTTTTGCTTTTGGATTTGTGTACTCACACTTTTGTTGTTTGGACATCTATGTACTCACACTTTTCGTGCGTACCCTCAAGAAaaaatgatt is drawn from Primulina eburnea isolate SZY01 chromosome 10, ASM2296580v1, whole genome shotgun sequence and contains these coding sequences:
- the LOC140803172 gene encoding protein PEP-RELATED DEVELOPMENT ARRESTED 1, chloroplastic, translating into MAAPSIPAAITISSSTSLSNSTIPSFILNPHRNFQLNRAKFSTLSVHVSSSGGYPVEESFANGGVGSKGIGDNENRKWDAAQHEILLKGGEQVISVLEEMAKLLEDMNMDEASEELAVQLVAQGVIGKRVDEMETGFMMGLDYMIQLAERDRDDKRKSLLEVIKETVLSHLTKKCPPHVQVIGLLCRTPEKESRHELLRRVAAGGGVFKSENGTKVHLPGANLNDISNQADDLLETMESRPVVPDRKLLARLVLIREEARNMIGGGILDERNDRGLSTLPESEVNFLTKLVALRPGKTVRGMIKRAMQGEDEGAETSESEDGVVGEKILSGVAGRGSVSGRKPLPVRPGMFLETVTKVLGGIYAGNTSGVTAQHLEWVHQNTLQILQEIAF